The Geotoga petraea genome has a segment encoding these proteins:
- a CDS encoding carbohydrate ABC transporter permease, whose translation MKFSELSPMRQREAKFGMKLIAPTVIIIALLILYPVFYNIYLSFFDVSISPNEGNTFLGVQNYINVLTDSTFWVSFWKTIAFTVITVVGSIILGVGVAILMNKEFPGRGIVRGLLLLPYVTPLIAIVFAWKYVFLPIDGPLVQLLASLNIMDPGTDVINNPNNAFLVVSFFNIWRNFPFIYLMMLSRLQSIPDDYYEAAEIDGANGWQKFWNITLPELYFVIGSVALLRGIWNFYKFDEVYLMSKFAGTLPVYIYEKAFTGVPEQGVAASIATILFIFMFGLIAFYVRKVLKW comes from the coding sequence ATGAAATTTTCAGAGCTATCTCCTATGAGACAAAGAGAAGCTAAATTTGGGATGAAACTTATTGCACCAACAGTTATAATTATAGCCTTATTAATTTTATATCCAGTTTTTTACAATATATATTTGAGTTTTTTTGATGTATCAATTTCGCCAAATGAGGGAAACACTTTTTTGGGGGTACAAAACTATATTAACGTGTTAACTGATTCAACTTTTTGGGTTTCTTTTTGGAAAACTATAGCTTTCACAGTTATAACTGTTGTTGGGAGCATAATTTTGGGAGTAGGTGTTGCAATCCTTATGAATAAAGAATTCCCAGGTAGGGGGATTGTTAGAGGACTGCTTTTGTTACCTTATGTTACACCTTTAATAGCAATAGTTTTTGCTTGGAAATATGTATTTTTACCTATAGATGGCCCATTGGTACAATTGTTAGCGAGTTTAAATATAATGGATCCAGGAACAGATGTTATCAATAACCCAAATAATGCTTTCTTGGTAGTTTCTTTTTTCAATATATGGAGGAACTTTCCATTTATTTATTTAATGATGCTTTCAAGACTTCAATCAATTCCAGATGATTATTATGAAGCTGCAGAAATTGATGGAGCAAATGGTTGGCAAAAATTCTGGAATATAACATTACCAGAATTGTATTTTGTAATTGGTTCCGTTGCTTTGCTAAGGGGAATTTGGAATTTTTATAAATTCGACGAAGTCTACCTTATGTCAAAATTTGCTGGGACATTACCAGTGTATATATACGAAAAAGCTTTTACGGGTGTACCTGAACAGGGTGTAGCTGCATCTATAGCAACTATTCTTTTCATATTTATGTTTGGTTTGATAGCCTTTTACGTGAGGAAGGTGTTAAAATGGTAA
- a CDS encoding carbohydrate ABC transporter permease, whose amino-acid sequence MVRKKSIFRTIGFWSLIIVLVVFVAYPFAYMVSVSFRNDTDAFEKGLIPENPTFDTYLQLLGFKESIREELSDEQRQLQELVKNLPAEKQEEILGNIAAERKKESFPFIRFFRNSLLIAGLSALFSLIISILGAYAFSRVWFPGRGLVQRGVLLVYLFGGTILAVPLYQIFVNIGLTGSGPKGMVSLFIIYIVQTLPVSLYMLGNYFRTIPETIEEAAIIDGSSRFGVIWRIIIPLSLPAIITVFIYAFMIAWNEYLFASIFVRAYPQFHTLPIGLNEIFYSEHAIWAKMMAASVLTSIPVVGLFMLMQKYLTGGLTAGGVKE is encoded by the coding sequence ATGGTAAGAAAAAAATCAATATTCAGAACAATAGGGTTTTGGTCATTGATAATAGTATTAGTGGTTTTTGTAGCTTATCCATTTGCCTACATGGTTTCTGTTTCTTTTAGAAATGATACAGATGCTTTTGAAAAAGGGTTGATTCCAGAAAATCCCACTTTTGATACATATTTACAGTTGTTAGGGTTTAAAGAATCTATAAGAGAAGAACTCTCAGATGAACAAAGGCAATTACAGGAATTAGTGAAAAATTTGCCTGCTGAAAAGCAAGAAGAAATACTGGGTAATATTGCCGCTGAAAGGAAAAAAGAATCTTTTCCATTTATAAGGTTTTTTAGAAACAGTTTACTAATTGCTGGATTAAGTGCCTTGTTTAGCCTAATTATATCTATTTTAGGTGCATACGCTTTTTCAAGGGTATGGTTTCCAGGAAGGGGATTAGTTCAAAGAGGGGTGTTGTTAGTATATCTATTTGGTGGAACCATATTAGCAGTTCCTTTGTACCAGATTTTTGTAAACATTGGACTAACAGGCTCTGGACCAAAAGGAATGGTTTCGTTATTCATTATTTATATTGTTCAAACATTGCCGGTTTCTTTGTATATGCTTGGAAATTATTTTAGAACTATTCCAGAAACTATAGAAGAAGCTGCTATAATAGATGGGAGTAGTAGATTTGGTGTTATATGGAGAATTATAATACCATTATCTTTACCAGCTATTATCACAGTTTTTATATATGCATTTATGATCGCTTGGAATGAATACTTGTTTGCATCTATTTTTGTCAGAGCATATCCCCAATTTCACACACTTCCAATCGGTTTAAATGAAATTTTTTATTCAGAACATGCTATATGGGCTAAGATGATGGCTGCCTCAGTCTTAACTTCTATACCAGTAGTTGGTTTATTTATGTTGATGCAAAAATACCTAACAGGAGGACTAACAGCTGGAGGGGTTAAAGAATAG
- a CDS encoding MurR/RpiR family transcriptional regulator — MVIQKIKGIYNSLTNSEKKAANYIIERPGDVIHYSITELANWSEVSETTVYRLIKKIGFTGYQDFKMSLVKQLSQPSIEDESIDDIYAAVYNKTVNMLEYTYQNIDKEKINLVAEKIKNARKVLFYAVGRSYSVALDMSLKLAALGISSEAYSDPHMQVMAGAAADKHCVVISISHSGMIRDVYKSTEVAKEAGAFTVSITSGVESPLSKISELKIYTAANHPDENEYTYNRIAEMFVMDIIYRVLIQKINPEKHFEKLYKITNTKRF; from the coding sequence ATGGTGATACAAAAAATAAAAGGAATATACAATTCGTTAACAAATTCAGAGAAAAAAGCTGCAAATTATATAATTGAAAGACCAGGGGATGTTATACATTACTCTATAACAGAGCTCGCTAATTGGTCAGAAGTAAGTGAAACGACAGTTTATAGGCTTATAAAAAAGATAGGTTTTACAGGTTACCAAGATTTTAAAATGTCTCTTGTAAAGCAGCTAAGCCAACCAAGTATAGAAGATGAAAGCATAGATGATATTTATGCGGCAGTTTATAACAAGACTGTGAATATGCTTGAATATACTTATCAAAACATAGACAAAGAAAAGATAAATCTGGTTGCAGAAAAGATTAAGAATGCAAGGAAAGTTTTATTTTATGCAGTTGGAAGGTCTTATTCAGTTGCACTGGATATGAGTTTGAAATTGGCAGCTCTTGGTATAAGTTCTGAAGCATATTCAGATCCTCATATGCAAGTTATGGCAGGAGCGGCAGCTGACAAACATTGTGTTGTCATATCCATTAGCCATTCAGGTATGATTAGAGACGTATATAAATCAACTGAAGTTGCAAAAGAAGCAGGAGCTTTCACCGTTTCTATAACTTCTGGAGTTGAATCTCCTTTAAGTAAAATATCTGAACTAAAAATATACACAGCTGCGAATCATCCTGACGAAAATGAATACACTTATAACAGAATAGCCGAGATGTTTGTTATGGACATTATATATAGAGTTTTAATACAAAAGATAAATCCAGAAAAACATTTTGAAAAACTATACAAGATAACAAATACAAAGAGGTTCTGA
- a CDS encoding alpha-amylase family glycosyl hydrolase codes for MKKEISVEKRLKKLYPESSEYLLKKIKEKVNKFNDSIENTNSYELNENKSILITYGDSIKDESHSLNVLEKFMEEFVGDSINTVHILPFFPYSSDDGFSVVDYKKVNPDLGTWEDIKNFSKHYYLMFDAVVNHISSQSDWFKGFLRNDPKYDDYFITVDKNTDLSSVTRPRALPLLTKFDTPEGEKYVWTTFSEDQIDLNYKNPELLLDIINVLLFYVKNGASLLRLDAIGYIWKEVGTSCIHLKQTHEIIKLFKDIFDSIKGQVIIITETNVPHKENVSYFGNGEDEAQMVYNFSLPPLVLNAYQINSSKHISKWASGLEYPSDKTTFFNFLASHDGIGLMPVKGILSDVEIDNLIKKVEKNNGKVSYKTNSDGTQSPYEMNINYFDALYDERDSIKENINKFLGAYFIAFSLRGIPGIYIHSLIGSRNWAQGVKELGYNRAINREKLNYENLKKEIEKKGSFRNQIFYSMKHLLEIRKNHKAFSPKSGQEILSICDQVFAIKRFCEEETIVAIANLSKEEVTINLNEISNDNSATEIIKGKEIKNKISIEPYGYTWVKI; via the coding sequence ATGAAAAAAGAGATAAGCGTCGAAAAAAGATTGAAAAAACTATATCCTGAAAGCTCAGAATATTTGCTAAAAAAAATAAAAGAGAAGGTAAATAAATTCAATGACTCTATAGAAAATACTAACAGTTATGAATTAAATGAAAACAAATCTATTTTGATTACATATGGTGATTCAATTAAAGACGAAAGCCATTCTTTGAATGTTCTTGAAAAGTTTATGGAAGAGTTCGTGGGAGACAGTATAAACACAGTTCATATATTGCCGTTTTTCCCTTATTCTTCTGATGATGGGTTTTCTGTTGTTGATTACAAAAAAGTGAATCCAGACCTTGGAACTTGGGAAGATATTAAAAATTTTTCGAAACACTATTACTTGATGTTTGATGCGGTTGTAAATCATATTTCATCGCAGAGTGATTGGTTTAAAGGCTTTCTAAGAAATGACCCAAAATATGATGATTATTTCATAACAGTTGATAAAAACACAGATCTTTCGAGTGTGACAAGGCCCAGAGCACTACCTCTTTTGACTAAATTTGATACTCCAGAAGGAGAAAAGTATGTTTGGACAACTTTTTCTGAAGACCAGATAGATTTGAACTATAAGAATCCAGAACTTTTGTTGGATATAATAAACGTGCTACTTTTTTACGTTAAAAATGGTGCCTCTTTATTGAGGTTAGATGCCATTGGATATATTTGGAAAGAAGTTGGGACGAGTTGTATTCATCTAAAACAAACTCATGAAATAATCAAACTTTTCAAAGATATATTTGATTCAATAAAAGGACAAGTAATAATAATTACAGAGACAAACGTTCCACATAAAGAGAATGTGAGTTATTTTGGAAATGGTGAAGATGAAGCGCAGATGGTCTATAATTTTTCTCTTCCTCCATTAGTGTTAAATGCTTATCAAATTAATTCATCTAAGCATATTTCTAAATGGGCATCTGGATTAGAATATCCTTCTGATAAAACTACATTTTTCAATTTTTTGGCTTCTCATGATGGAATTGGGTTGATGCCAGTTAAAGGCATATTAAGTGATGTAGAAATCGATAATCTCATAAAAAAAGTTGAAAAAAACAATGGGAAAGTTTCTTACAAAACTAATTCAGATGGTACTCAGTCACCTTATGAAATGAACATTAATTATTTTGATGCTCTATACGATGAAAGAGATTCAATAAAAGAAAACATAAACAAATTTTTGGGGGCTTATTTTATAGCATTTTCTCTAAGGGGAATACCTGGGATATATATACACAGCTTGATAGGATCGAGAAATTGGGCACAAGGTGTAAAAGAATTAGGCTATAACAGAGCAATTAATAGAGAAAAATTAAACTATGAAAACTTAAAAAAAGAGATTGAAAAAAAAGGATCATTTAGAAACCAAATTTTTTACTCTATGAAGCATTTACTTGAAATTAGAAAAAACCACAAAGCTTTTTCTCCAAAATCAGGTCAAGAAATCTTATCAATTTGTGATCAAGTTTTTGCCATCAAAAGATTTTGTGAAGAGGAAACAATTGTGGCAATAGCAAATCTTTCAAAAGAAGAAGTAACTATAAATCTCAACGAAATATCGAATGATAATTCAGCTACTGAAATTATCAAAGGTAAAGAAATAAAAAATAAAATTTCTATTGAGCCATACGGCTATACCTGGGTGAAAATATGA
- a CDS encoding glycerate kinase type-2 family protein codes for MIENIDKSTKQREMMIDYTEEILESISLENIMKDKIKYSEGILTLGENKFKVSDKTYVFGFGKSSAAMAEKIEKLFDIHLEGLIITKDGYEKNLKNIEILSGAHPYPDERTFQNSDKLIEKLKMVEKNSTVIFLISGGGSALFEKAEDDISLEDLKITNKILLKSGLDIKNINVIRKHISGVKGGKLLKVLKNKNCQIFNLIISDVENNNLSTIASGPTNYDESTFYDATKIIEEKNLKNMLPKKLVDFMYKNLEIKEKETLKIEEFKKYKVKNFFISKVEEAVIRAYNILNKKGIKTHILSTDLYGDSFEAGKFTGSIALEIKKYDRPFRKPCILISGGETTVNVEDSHGIGGPNKEFVLGFVDRIKTQKGITQIAIDTDGTDGPCDSAGAIGDFKTYEKIRRNYEYNKVVNSKNTEEIFKKINDLVITGPKESNLNDLRITIIE; via the coding sequence ATGATAGAAAATATAGATAAATCCACAAAACAAAGAGAAATGATGATAGATTACACAGAAGAAATATTAGAATCGATCTCCCTTGAAAATATTATGAAAGATAAGATAAAATATTCTGAAGGTATTTTAACTTTGGGGGAAAATAAATTCAAAGTATCTGACAAAACATATGTTTTTGGTTTTGGGAAATCTTCAGCTGCAATGGCGGAAAAAATAGAAAAGCTTTTTGATATTCATTTAGAAGGATTAATAATAACAAAGGATGGTTATGAAAAAAATCTGAAAAACATAGAAATACTTTCCGGAGCTCATCCTTATCCAGATGAAAGAACTTTTCAAAATTCTGATAAATTAATTGAAAAACTAAAAATGGTTGAAAAAAACTCCACTGTAATATTTTTGATATCAGGAGGGGGTTCTGCTTTATTTGAAAAGGCTGAAGATGATATATCCTTAGAAGATTTAAAAATAACAAACAAAATCCTTTTAAAGTCAGGGTTGGATATCAAAAATATTAATGTAATTAGAAAGCATATTTCCGGGGTTAAAGGCGGGAAGTTGTTAAAAGTATTAAAAAACAAAAACTGTCAAATTTTTAACTTAATAATTTCTGATGTTGAAAACAACAATTTATCCACAATAGCCTCTGGTCCAACAAATTATGATGAATCGACTTTTTACGATGCGACCAAAATAATTGAAGAAAAGAATCTAAAAAATATGTTACCAAAAAAATTGGTTGATTTTATGTATAAAAATTTGGAAATAAAAGAGAAAGAAACTTTGAAAATTGAAGAGTTCAAAAAATACAAAGTTAAAAATTTTTTTATTTCGAAAGTTGAAGAAGCTGTTATAAGAGCATACAATATATTGAATAAAAAGGGAATAAAAACACATATTTTATCAACAGATTTATATGGAGATAGTTTTGAAGCAGGGAAATTTACAGGTTCCATAGCTTTAGAGATCAAAAAATACGATAGGCCTTTTAGAAAACCTTGTATTCTTATATCAGGTGGTGAAACCACTGTAAATGTAGAAGATTCTCATGGGATAGGTGGTCCTAACAAAGAATTTGTACTTGGTTTTGTAGATAGGATCAAAACTCAAAAAGGAATAACTCAAATAGCTATTGATACTGATGGAACAGACGGCCCTTGCGATTCTGCAGGAGCTATTGGAGATTTTAAAACTTACGAAAAGATAAGAAGAAATTATGAATACAATAAGGTTGTAAACTCTAAAAATACAGAAGAAATATTTAAAAAGATAAACGATCTTGTTATAACAGGGCCAAAAGAGTCAAACTTAAACGATTTGAGAATAACTATAATTGAATAA
- a CDS encoding M48 family metallopeptidase, which yields MFLYIFLGIYLFSEFFDIFLSRLNLNYSTSPLREIPDEMKGEITWDEFERSKEYTADKNLISFASHILTVIANILFILFIFPYVENFAVNLTDNIIYQSFLFFGFFGVVNYIISLPFNYINTFKIEQKFGFNKSTMKTFIIDNIKSIVLSVVLGAGMIYLIMEGILTFENWWIIVSLIIIGVQFIASWLYPKFIMPLFNKFTPLENENLKNKLVNIAKDAGFDVSKIYVMDASKRTGHSNAFFSGFGKTKKIVLFDTLLENHDEDEIEAIFAHEAGHYKLNHIIKDLFFSIFLMVSIVLIVFFLTESNFLTETFGVEMIYTKLTYSFIFVGSIFNFVGYILSAMSRKHEFEADNYSKKYKDPQHLIRALKKLSKSNLSNLNPHPLYAKLNYSHPTLIERIRNLKR from the coding sequence ATGTTTTTATATATTTTTCTTGGAATTTACCTATTTTCAGAATTTTTTGATATTTTTCTTTCAAGGCTTAATCTTAATTACTCAACGTCTCCTTTGAGAGAAATTCCAGATGAAATGAAAGGCGAGATAACTTGGGATGAATTTGAAAGATCAAAAGAGTATACTGCAGACAAAAATTTGATTAGTTTTGCATCTCACATTTTAACAGTCATAGCAAATATTTTATTTATTCTCTTTATCTTTCCTTATGTTGAAAATTTTGCTGTTAATTTAACTGATAATATTATTTACCAATCTTTTTTGTTTTTTGGATTTTTTGGAGTAGTTAATTATATAATCTCCTTACCTTTTAATTATATCAACACCTTCAAAATAGAGCAAAAATTTGGATTTAACAAATCAACAATGAAAACTTTTATAATAGACAATATAAAGAGTATTGTTTTGTCTGTTGTTTTAGGTGCAGGCATGATATATCTAATCATGGAAGGAATTCTAACTTTTGAAAATTGGTGGATAATCGTATCTTTAATAATCATAGGTGTGCAATTTATAGCAAGTTGGTTATACCCAAAATTTATAATGCCTCTGTTCAATAAATTTACTCCTTTAGAAAACGAAAACTTAAAAAACAAATTAGTTAATATTGCAAAAGATGCGGGCTTCGATGTTTCAAAAATTTATGTGATGGATGCTTCAAAAAGGACTGGACATTCAAATGCTTTCTTCTCAGGGTTTGGTAAAACAAAAAAAATCGTTCTGTTTGACACCCTCTTGGAAAATCATGACGAAGATGAAATAGAAGCGATTTTTGCTCATGAAGCTGGTCACTACAAACTTAACCATATAATAAAAGACTTGTTTTTCTCTATTTTTTTGATGGTTTCAATAGTTCTGATAGTATTTTTTCTCACTGAGTCAAACTTTTTAACAGAAACATTTGGAGTTGAAATGATTTATACAAAACTAACATATTCGTTTATTTTTGTAGGAAGTATTTTTAATTTTGTAGGTTATATCTTGAGTGCAATGAGTAGAAAACACGAATTTGAAGCTGATAATTATTCTAAAAAATATAAAGATCCACAACATTTGATTAGAGCGTTAAAAAAATTATCAAAATCAAATTTGTCCAATTTGAATCCACATCCTTTATATGCAAAACTCAATTATTCTCATCCAACTTTAATTGAAAGAATTAGAAATTTAAAAAGATAA